Proteins encoded within one genomic window of Heptranchias perlo isolate sHepPer1 chromosome 35, sHepPer1.hap1, whole genome shotgun sequence:
- the polr2a gene encoding DNA-directed RNA polymerase II subunit RPB1, which produces MQGPPSGDSACPLRTIRRVQFGILSPDEMKRMSVTEGGIKYSETTEGGRPKLGGLMDPRQGVIERTGRCQTCAGNMTECPGHFGHIELAKPVFHVGFLTKTMKVLRCVCFFCSKLLVDSNNPKIKDILIKSKGQPRKRLTHVYDLCKGKNICEGGEEMDNKFGVEQQEGEEDLSKEKGHGGCGRYQPRIRRVGLELYAEWKHVNEDSQEKKILLNPERVYEIFKRITDEECMILGMDPKYSKPEWMILTVLPVPPLSVRPAVVMQGSARNQDDLTHKLADIVKVNNQLRRNEQNGAAAHVIAEDVKLLQFHVATMVDNELPGLPRAMQKSGRPLKSLKQRLKGKEGRVRGNLMGKRVDFSARTVITPDPNLSIDQVGVPRSIAANMTFPEIVTPFNIDRLQELVRRGNNQYPGAKYIIRDNGDRIDLRFHPKPSDLHLQIGYRVERHMCDGDIVIFNRQPTLHKMSMMGHKVRILPWSTFRLNLSVTTPYNADFDGDEMNLHLPQSLETRAEIQELAMVPRMIVTPQSNRPVMGIVQDTLTAVRKFTKRDVFMDRGEVMNLLMHLSTWDGKVPQPSILKPRPLWTGKQIFTLVIPGHINCIRTHSTHPDEEDNGPYKHISPGDTKVIVENGELIMGILCKKSLGTSAGSLVHITFLEMGHDITRLFYSNIQTVINNWLLIEGHTIGIGDSIADAKTYQDIQNTIKKAKQDVIEVIEKAHNNELEPTPGNTLRQTFENQVNRILNDARDKTGSSAQKSLSEYNNFKSMVVAGSKGSKINISQVIAVVGQQNVEGKRIPFGFKHRTLPHFIKDDYGPESRGFVENSYLAGLTPTEFFFHAMGGREGLIDTAVKTAETGYIQRRLIKSMESVMVKYDATVRNSINQVIQLRYGEDGLAGESVEFQNLASVKPSHKTFEKKFKLEYTNERSLRRTLQEDIVKEILSNAAIQNELEVEFEKMRDDREVLRAVFPTGDSKVVLPCNLLRMIWNAQKIFHINTRTVTDLHPIRVIEGVKELSKKLIIVNGEDPLSRQAQENATLLFNIHLRSTLCSRRMTEEFRLSGEAFEWLLGEIEAKFNQSIAHPGEMVGALAAQSLGEPATQMTLNTFHYAGVSAKNVTLGVPRLKELINISKKPKTPSLTVFLLGQSARDAERAKDILCRLEHTTLRKVTANTAIYYDPDPQNTVVSEDQEWVNVYYEMPDFDVTRISPWLLRIELDRKHMTDRKLTMEQIAEKINAGFGDDLNCIFNDDNAEKLVLRIRIMNSDENKFHEQEEEVVDKMDDDVFLRCIESNMLTDMTLQGIEQISKVYMHLPQTDNKKKIIITEDGEFKALQEWILETDGVSLMRVLSEKDVDPVRTTSNDIVEIFTVLGIEAVRKALERELYHVISFDGSYVNYRHLSLLCDTMTCRGHLMAITRHGVNRQDTGPLMKCSFEETVDVLMEASAHGEMDPMKGVSENIMLGQLAPAGTGAFDLLLDAEKCKYGMEIPTNIGGIGVGGPTGMFFGSAPSPMGGMSPAMTPWNQGATPAYGAWSPSVGSGMTPGAAGFSPSAASDASGFSPGYSPAWSPTPGSPGSPGPSSPYIPSPGGAMSPSYSPTSPAYEPRSPGGYTPQSPSYSPTSPSYSPTSPSYSPTSPNYSPTSPSYSPTSPSYSPTSPSYSPTSPSYSPTSPSYSPTSPSYSPTSPSYSPTSPSYSPTSPSYSPTSPSYSPTSPSYSPTSPSYSPTSPSYSPTSPNYTPTSPSYSPTSPSYSPTSPSYTPTSPNYSPTSPSYSPTSPSYSPTSPSYSPSSPRYTPQSPTYTPSSPSYSPSSPSYSPTSPKYSPTSPSYSPSSPEYTPTSPKYSPTSPKYSPTSPKYSPTSPTYSPTTPKYSPTSPTYSPTSPVYTPTSPKYSPTSPTYSPTSPKYSPTSPTYSPTSPKGSTYSPTSPGYSPTSPTYSLTSPAISPEDSDEEN; this is translated from the exons GGACACGGTGGCTGCGGCCGATACCAGCCTCGCATTCGGAGGGTGGGGCTGGAGCTGTACGCGGAGTGGAAGCACGTGAACGAAGACTCTCAGGAGAAGAAGATCCTGCTGAACCCGGAGCGGGTGTACGAAATCTTCAAGCGCATCACGGACGAGGAGTGCATGATCCTGGGCATGGACCCCAAGTACTCCAAGCCGGAGTGGATGATTTTAACCGTCCTCCCCGTGCCGCCACTCTCCGTGCGCCCAGCTGTCGTCATGCAGGGCTCCGCCAGGAACCAG GATGATCTGACCCACAAACTGGCCGACATTGTCAAAGTAAACAACCAACTGCGGAGGAACGAGCAGAACGGGGCCGCAGCCCACGTCATCGCAGAGGACGTCAAACTCCTGCAGTTTCACGTGGCCACCATGGTGGATAACGAATTGCCCGGTCTTCCGAGG GCAATGCAAAAGTCAGGCCgcccactgaagtccctcaaacaGCGGCTGAAGGGGAAGGAAGGGCGTGTCCGCGGTAACCTTATGGGTAAGCGCGTGGACTTCTCAGCGCGGACGGTCATCACGCCCGACCCTAACCTCTCCATCGACCAGGTCGGCGTGCCTCGCTCTATCGCTGCCAACATGACCTTCCCCGAAATCGTGACTCCTTTCAACATCGACAG ACTGCAGGAGTTGGTAAGGAGAGGCAACAATCAGTATCCCGGTGCCAAATACATCATCCGAGACAACGGCGATCGAATCGACCTGCGCTTCCACCCCAAACCCAGCGACCTCCATCTCCAAATCGGATACAGG GTGGAAAGGCACATGTGCGACGGCGACATTGTCATCTTCAACCGACAGCCCACGCTGCACAAAATGTCCATGATGGGTCACAAGGTGCGGATCCTGCCCTGGTCGACCTTTCGACTCAATCTCAG CGTGACCACTCCGTACAATGCGGATTTTGACGGCGATGAGATGAACCTCCACCTGCCCCAGTCCCTGGAGACGCGTGCGGAGATCCAAGAGCTGGCCATGGTCCCCAGGATGATCGTCACCCCTCAGTCCAACAGACCCGTCATGGGTATCGTGCAGGACACACTGACAGCCGTGCGCAAGTTCACAAAGCGAGATGTCTTCATGGACCGG GGTGAAGTCATGAACCTGTTGATGCATCTTTCGACGTGGGATGGAAAGGTTCCCCAGCCTTCCATCCTGAAACCTCGGCCGCTGTGGACCGGCAAGCAAATCTTCACCCTGGTCATCCCAGGCCACATTAACTGCATCCGAACTCACAGCACTCACCCGGACGAAGAGGACAACGGACCTTACAAGCACATCTCGCCGGGGGACACAAAG GTGATTGTGGAGAATGGAGAGCTGATTATGGGCATCCTGTGTAAGAAGTCCCTGGGCACCTCCGCTGGGTCCCTGGTACATATCACCTTCCTGGAGATGGGTCACGACATCACAAGGCTCTTCTACAGCAACATCCAGACTGTCATCAACAATTGGCTGTTGATTGAAG GTCACACGATTGGTATTGGTGACTCCATTGCTGATGCCAAAACCTACCAGGACATCCAGAACACCATCAAAAAGGCCAAACAGGATGTGATAGAG GTTATCGAGAAAGCTCACAACAACGAGCTGGAGCCCACGCCCGGTAACACCCTGCGTCAGACCTTCGAGAACCAGGTCAACCGAATCCTGAACGATGCCCGTGACAAGACCGGCTCGTCCGCCCAGAAATCCCTGTCCGAGTACAACAACTTCAAATCCATGGTGGTCGCTGGCTCCAAAGGATCAAAGATTAACATTTCACAG GTTATTGCTGTGGTGGGGCAGCAGAACGTGGAGGGAAAACGGATTCCTTTTGGCTTCAAGCACCGCACGCTGCCTCACTTCATCAAGGACGATTACGGTCCCGAGAGCAGGGGTTTCGTGGAGAACTCGTACCTCGCTGGCCTGACCCCCACCGAGTTCTTCTTCCATGCCATGGGAGGCAGAGAGGGTCTGATTGATACCGCTGTGAAGACTGCCGAAACTG GTTATATTcagaggcgtttgataaagtctaTGGAGTCTGTGATGGTGAAATATGATGCGACTGTTCGAAACTCCATCAACCAAGTGATCCAGCTCCGTTACGGAGAGGACGGGCTGGCGGGAGAGAGCGTGGAGTTCCAGAATCTGGCCTCGGTGAAGCCATCCCACAAGACCTTTGAGAAGAA gttcaaactggagtACACCAATGAGCGGAGCTTACGGCGgacactgcaggaagacatcgTGAAGGAAATCCTCAGCAATGCTGCCATTCAGaacgagctggaggtggagtttgAGAAGATGAGGGATGACAGGGAGGTTCTCAGGGCCGTGTTCCCCACCGGAGACAGTAAG GTGGTGTTGCCTTGTAACTTGCTCcgtatgatttggaatgcgcagAAAATCTTCCACATCAACACGAGAACAGTGACTGACCTCCACCCCATCCGTGTGATTGAAG GTGTGAAGGAACTGAGTAAGAAACTGATCATTGTGAACGGTGAAGACCCCCTGAGTCGGCAGGCGCAGGAGAACGCCACGCTGCTCTTCAACATCCACCTGCGGTCCACCCTGTGCAGCCGGCGCATGACCGAGGAGTTCCGGCTAAGTGGCGAGGCCTTCGAGTGGCTCCTGGGGGAGATCGAAGCCAAGTTTAATCAATCCATT GCCCATCCTGGTGAGATGGTGGGTGCCTTAGCTGCCCAGTCACTGGGAGAGCCTGCCACACAGATGACCCTGAACACCTTTCACTACGCTGGCGTGTCAGCCAAGAACGTCACCCTGGGTGTGCCGCGTCTGAAGGAACTGATCAACATCTCGAAGAAGCCGAAGACTCCTTCACTAACTGTCTTCCTGCTGGGCCAGTCTGCGAGGGACGCCGAACGTGCCAAG GACATCCTTTGTCGACTGGAACACACCACACTGAGAAAGGTCACGGCCAACACCGCCATTTACTATGATCCTGACCCCCAGAACACGGTGGTGTCTGAGGACCAGGAATGGGTGAACGTCTACTATGAAATGCCGGACTTCGACGTGACCCGGATTTCGCCTTGGCTGCTGCGTATCGAGCTGGACCGCAAGCACATGACCGACCGGAAACTGACCATGGAGCAGATCGCCGAGAAAATCAACGCTG GTTTTGGCGATGACTTGAACTGCATATTTAATGATGACAATGCGGAGAAACTGGTCCTGAGAATCCGAATCATGAACAGTGATGAGAATAAATTCCACGag caagaggaggaggtagtGGACAAGATGGACGATGACGTATTCCTTCGGTGTATCGAGTCAAACATGCTCACAGACATGACATTGCAAGGAATCGAACAAATCAGTAAG GTGTACATGCACCTCCCCCAGACAGACAACAAGAAGAAGATAATCATCACAGAGGACGGGGAGTTCAAAGCCCTCCAGGAGTGGATTCTGGAGACCGATGGGGTCAGCCTGATGCGGGTACTGAGCGAGAAGGACGTGGACCCCGTCCGCACCACCTCCAACGACATCGTGGAGATCTTCACG GTGCTCGGTATTGAAGCAGTGCGAAAGGCCTTGGAGCGAGAGCTGTACCATGTCATCTCCTTCGACGGTTCCTACGTCAACTACCGCCACTTGTCGCTGCTGTGCGACACCATGACCTGCAGGGGTCATTTAATGGCCATCACTCGTCACGGTGTAAACCGGCAGGATACCGGTCCACTCATGAAGTGCTCCTTTGAGGAAACG GTGGATGTTTTGATGGAGGCTTCGGCTCACGGTGAAATggacccgatgaagggggtctcggAGAACATCATGCTGGGGCAGCTGGCACCGGCGGGAACTGGTGCTTTCGACCTGCTGCTCGACGCCGAGAAGTGCAAGTACGGCATGGAGATTCCGACCAACATTGGTGGGATCGGAGTCGGAGGAC CTACTGGAATGTTCTTTGGCTCGGCGCCCAGCCCAATGGGAGGAATGTCTCCAGCTATGACTCCATGGAACCAGGGAGCAACTCCTGCATATGGAGCCTGGTCTCCCAGTGTGG GTAGTGGGATGACCCCAGGGGCTGCCGGCTTCTCTCCGAGTGCGGCCTCCGATGCCAGCGGCTTTAGTCCCGGATATTCTCCCGCTTGGTCTCCAACTCCCGGCTCTCCTGGATCACCAGGTCCATCCAGCCCCTACATTCCATCTccag GCGGGGCCATGTCTCCCAGCTATTCGCCCACGTCTCCCGCGTATGAGCCGCGGTCTCCTGGTGGTTACACGCCTCAGAGTCCCAGTTACTCCCCGACGTCACCCTCCTACAGTCCCACCTCACCGTCCTACTCTCCAACCAGTCCAAACTACAGCCCCACCAGCCCCAGCTACTCTCCTACCAGCCCGAGTTACAGCCCGACCTCTCCCAGTTACAGCCCCACCAGCCCCAGTTATtctcccacctctccctcctATTCCCCGACCAGCCCCAGCTACTCGCCGACCTCTCCGAGCTACAGCCCTACGAGTCCCAGttactctccgacctcccccagcTACTCGCCCACCAGCCCCTCTTACAGCCCGACCTCTCCCAGCTACTCCCCGACCTCTCCCTCTTACTCTCCAACCAGTCCAAGCTACTCCCCGACCTCGCCCAActacacccccacctcccccagctactcccccacctctccgagctattccccgacctcccccagctacactcccacctccccgaatTACAGCCCTACCTCTCCCAGCTACTCCCCTACTTCTCCCAGTTACTCCCCTACCTCGCCCAGCTACTCCCCATCCAGTCCGCGCTACACACCGCAGTCTCCAACTTACACGCCCAGTTCTCCCAGTTACAGCCCCAGCAGTCCCAGCTACTCGCCCACCAGCCCCAAATACTCGCCCACCAGCCCTTCCTACAGCCCCAGCTCGCCGGAATACACACCCACCTCTCCGAAatactcccccacctcccccaagtACTCCCCCACCTCTCCGAAATACTCCCCCACCTCGCCCACCTACTCTCCCACCACCCCCAAGTACTCCCCGACCAGCCCGACCTACTCCCCAACCTCCCCGGTctacacccccacctcccccaagtACTCGCCCACCTCCCCCACCTACTCGCCCACCTCTCCGAAATACTCACCCACCTCGCCCACTTACTCGCCCACCAGCCCCAAGGGGTCGACCTACTCCCCTACCTCGCCAGGCTACAGCCCCACCTCCCCAACCTACAGCCTCACCAGCCCGGCTATCAGCCCCGAGGACAGCGACGAGGAGAACTga